One genomic window of Arachis stenosperma cultivar V10309 chromosome 10, arast.V10309.gnm1.PFL2, whole genome shotgun sequence includes the following:
- the LOC130955442 gene encoding serine/arginine-rich splicing factor SR34A isoform X1: MSGRFSRTIYVGNLPSDIRESEIEDLFYKYGRIMDIELKIPPRPPCYCFVEFDNARDAEEAIRGRDGYNFDGCRLRVELAHGGRGPSSSDRRGYGGGGGGGGGGGGRFGVSRHSEYRVIVRGLPSSASWQDLKDHMRKAGDVCFAEVSRDSEGTFGIVDYTNYDDMKYAIRKLDDTEFRNPWARAYIRVRKYEGSRSRSRSRSPSRSRSPKRDRSRSLERSLSRSRSRSRSASPIKASRPRSRSRSASPHQVLSGSA, from the exons ATGAGTGGTCGCTTTTCTCGCACAATTTATGTTGGTAATCTGCCCTCGGATATAAGAGAATCAGAAATAGAAGATTTATTCTACAAG TATGGCCGTATCATGGATATTGAATTGAAGATTCCACCCCGCCCTCCATGTTATTGCTTTGTTGAG TTTGACAATGCTCGAGATGCAGAAGAAGCAATTCGAGGTCGAGATGGGTACAACTTTGATGGTTGTCGTTTAAGG gTGGAGCTTGCCCATGGTGGTAGAGGGCCATCATCAAGTGATCGTCGTGGCTATGGTGGTGGAGGtggcggtggtggtggtggtgggggCCGTTTTGGGGTATCACGCCATTCTGAATACCGAG TTATTGTTCGTGGACTTCCCTCTTCTGCATCCTGGCAAGATTTGAAG GATCATATGCGAAAAGCTGGTGATGTATGCTTTGCTGAGGTTTCCCGTGATAGCGAAG GGACTTTTGGCATTGTTGATTACACTAATTATGATGACATGAAATATGCT ATTCGGAAACTGGATGATACCGAGTTTAGAAACCCTTGGGCAAGAGCTTATATTCGG GTGAGGAAGTATGAGGGTAGTCGTTCAAGGAGCCGCAGCAGAAGCCCCAGCAGGAGTAGAAGTCCTAAGAGGGATAGAAG TAGATCATTGGAGCGATCTCTGTCTAGGTCACGTTCTAGATCCAGATCCGCATCCCCAATCAAGGCTTCAAG GCCAAGATCACGATCGCGATCTGCATCACCACACCAG GTGCTAT
- the LOC130955442 gene encoding serine/arginine-rich splicing factor SR34A isoform X2, producing the protein MSGRFSRTIYVGNLPSDIRESEIEDLFYKYGRIMDIELKIPPRPPCYCFVEFDNARDAEEAIRGRDGYNFDGCRLRVELAHGGRGPSSSDRRGYGGGGGGGGGGGGRFGVSRHSEYRVIVRGLPSSASWQDLKDHMRKAGDVCFAEVSRDSEGTFGIVDYTNYDDMKYAIRKLDDTEFRNPWARAYIRVRKYEGSRSRSRSRSPSRSRSPKRDRRSLERSLSRSRSRSRSASPIKASRPRSRSRSASPHQVLSGSA; encoded by the exons ATGAGTGGTCGCTTTTCTCGCACAATTTATGTTGGTAATCTGCCCTCGGATATAAGAGAATCAGAAATAGAAGATTTATTCTACAAG TATGGCCGTATCATGGATATTGAATTGAAGATTCCACCCCGCCCTCCATGTTATTGCTTTGTTGAG TTTGACAATGCTCGAGATGCAGAAGAAGCAATTCGAGGTCGAGATGGGTACAACTTTGATGGTTGTCGTTTAAGG gTGGAGCTTGCCCATGGTGGTAGAGGGCCATCATCAAGTGATCGTCGTGGCTATGGTGGTGGAGGtggcggtggtggtggtggtgggggCCGTTTTGGGGTATCACGCCATTCTGAATACCGAG TTATTGTTCGTGGACTTCCCTCTTCTGCATCCTGGCAAGATTTGAAG GATCATATGCGAAAAGCTGGTGATGTATGCTTTGCTGAGGTTTCCCGTGATAGCGAAG GGACTTTTGGCATTGTTGATTACACTAATTATGATGACATGAAATATGCT ATTCGGAAACTGGATGATACCGAGTTTAGAAACCCTTGGGCAAGAGCTTATATTCGG GTGAGGAAGTATGAGGGTAGTCGTTCAAGGAGCCGCAGCAGAAGCCCCAGCAGGAGTAGAAGTCCTAAGAGGGATAGAAG ATCATTGGAGCGATCTCTGTCTAGGTCACGTTCTAGATCCAGATCCGCATCCCCAATCAAGGCTTCAAG GCCAAGATCACGATCGCGATCTGCATCACCACACCAG GTGCTAT